In the genome of Candidatus Palauibacter scopulicola, one region contains:
- a CDS encoding SLC13 family permease, translating into MTFDIAFVLALTLAALVLFAMDRLRLDQVAMSVPVVLLLSGIITPAEAVSGLSSRATVTVGSMLVLGLGLRKTGLVSAIGAWARTAPLGGKYSRMFVLCLVCALLSPFLMTTAVVMVFLPVFVALADQAEEPASRYLMPLSFVSILGGTVTLMGTSTNLVVHGEAMRRGFDELHMFSITPLGLICLAVGLLYLFTAGRVLLPRRVREPDLSSKYDIRRFVTELHVPEDSPANGRSLAELKWGERYGVTVLDIERGEQEITAPHGDRHIRPGDVLYVQGSAERLLELARRQRLETPRERKEQGLDLAGGSGRLVEVLVAPGSSLVSRTLRDLNFAQRYDAAVLAIQHHGVTVTERLAEVSFRVGDLLLVHGTANALGRLVEDPGFVPVGEVKTQTGRRPRAGVAAAIMVAVVLSASLGLLDIMTAALSGVGLMVFTRCVRVEEIYAEMEWLVLFVLAGLIPLGVALETTGAAELLARGVVAATAPLGASGLVAAFYLVTVLMTAIVSNAATAVMLTPVAILAANQAGVNPYALLIAVMFGASASFVTPFGYQTNVMIYGPGGYRFSDFVKVGGLLNLVLLITASFLIPIFWPS; encoded by the coding sequence ATGACGTTCGACATCGCATTCGTGCTCGCCCTGACGCTGGCGGCCCTCGTCCTGTTCGCCATGGACCGGCTGCGGCTGGACCAGGTCGCCATGTCGGTCCCGGTGGTCCTCCTCCTGAGCGGCATCATCACGCCGGCCGAAGCCGTATCGGGCCTGTCGAGCCGCGCCACCGTGACGGTCGGCTCGATGCTCGTGCTCGGCCTGGGGCTCCGCAAGACCGGGCTCGTGTCCGCCATCGGGGCCTGGGCGCGCACCGCCCCCCTCGGCGGCAAGTACTCTCGCATGTTCGTGCTCTGCCTCGTCTGCGCGCTTCTCTCGCCCTTCCTCATGACCACCGCCGTCGTCATGGTGTTCCTGCCCGTCTTCGTCGCGCTCGCCGACCAGGCCGAGGAGCCGGCCTCGCGGTATCTCATGCCCCTCTCCTTCGTCTCGATTCTCGGGGGCACCGTCACCTTGATGGGAACCTCCACCAACCTGGTCGTGCACGGCGAAGCGATGAGGCGCGGGTTCGACGAACTTCACATGTTCTCGATCACCCCGCTCGGCCTGATCTGTCTCGCCGTGGGCCTGCTGTATCTCTTCACCGCCGGCCGTGTGCTCCTGCCGCGCCGCGTCCGGGAGCCGGACCTGTCCAGCAAGTACGACATCCGCCGCTTCGTCACCGAACTGCACGTCCCGGAGGACTCGCCGGCGAACGGCCGCTCGCTGGCCGAACTCAAGTGGGGCGAACGGTACGGCGTCACCGTGCTGGACATCGAACGGGGGGAGCAGGAGATCACCGCGCCCCACGGAGACCGCCACATACGGCCGGGCGACGTGCTCTACGTGCAGGGATCCGCGGAACGCCTTCTCGAACTCGCGCGCCGGCAGCGACTCGAGACGCCGCGGGAGCGGAAGGAACAGGGACTCGACCTGGCGGGCGGCAGCGGGCGGCTGGTCGAAGTCCTCGTCGCGCCCGGCTCGAGTCTCGTGAGCCGGACGCTTCGCGATCTGAACTTCGCGCAGCGCTACGACGCGGCCGTGCTCGCGATCCAGCATCACGGCGTCACCGTGACGGAGCGGCTGGCGGAGGTCTCGTTCCGCGTCGGCGACCTCCTCCTGGTCCACGGGACCGCGAACGCGCTCGGACGCCTCGTCGAAGACCCCGGGTTCGTCCCCGTGGGCGAAGTGAAGACGCAGACCGGGCGCAGGCCGCGGGCCGGCGTCGCCGCCGCGATCATGGTCGCCGTCGTGCTCAGCGCCAGCCTCGGCCTCCTCGACATCATGACGGCCGCGCTCTCGGGCGTCGGCCTCATGGTGTTCACGCGCTGCGTGCGCGTCGAGGAAATCTACGCGGAGATGGAGTGGCTGGTCCTCTTCGTGCTGGCCGGCCTGATCCCGCTCGGGGTGGCGCTCGAGACCACGGGGGCGGCGGAGCTGCTCGCGCGCGGGGTGGTGGCGGCGACGGCGCCGCTGGGAGCGTCCGGACTCGTCGCGGCCTTCTACCTGGTGACCGTCCTTATGACGGCCATCGTGTCCAACGCGGCGACGGCCGTGATGCTCACCCCCGTCGCGATCCTCGCCGCCAATCAGGCCGGCGTGAACCCCTACGCGCTCCTCATCGCCGTGATGTTCGGCGCATCGGCCTCCTTCGTCACGCCCTTCGGCTATCAGACCAACGTCATGATCTACGGGCCGGGCGGATATCGCTTTTCGGACTTCGTGAAGGTGGGCGGCCTGCTCAACCTCGTCCTCCTCATCACCGCCAGCTTCCTCATCCCCATCTTCTGGCCCAGCTAG
- a CDS encoding ABC transporter permease produces the protein MTGARIGRFAHLAFCVLVFVFLVAPIIVIVPLSFNAEPYFTFTEGMLRLDPEAWSLRWYREVLENEAWTRGLANSLVIGISATVLATALGTLAALGLSSPAMPARRFITGLLISPMVTPVIISAAGMFFFYTNVGLAQTHLGLILAHATLGMPFVVITVVATLAGFDRNLTRAAASLGAGPVRIFRTVQLPLIAPGVISGALFAFATSFDEVVVVLFMGGLEQRTIPRQMWAGIREQISPAILAVATFLVGFALALLLTVEWLRRRSSA, from the coding sequence ATGACCGGAGCCCGCATCGGCCGCTTCGCGCACCTCGCCTTCTGCGTCCTCGTCTTCGTCTTTCTCGTGGCGCCGATCATCGTGATCGTGCCGCTGAGCTTCAACGCGGAACCCTACTTCACCTTCACCGAGGGGATGCTCCGGCTCGACCCCGAGGCGTGGTCGCTGCGCTGGTACCGGGAGGTCCTGGAGAACGAGGCCTGGACCCGGGGCCTCGCGAACAGCCTCGTGATCGGCATCTCCGCCACGGTCCTCGCGACCGCGCTGGGCACGCTCGCCGCCCTCGGGCTCTCGAGCCCCGCCATGCCGGCCCGCCGCTTCATCACGGGACTCCTCATCTCGCCGATGGTCACGCCCGTGATCATCTCCGCGGCCGGGATGTTCTTCTTCTATACCAACGTCGGGCTGGCCCAGACGCACCTCGGGCTCATCCTGGCCCACGCCACGCTCGGCATGCCTTTCGTCGTCATCACGGTGGTCGCCACGCTGGCGGGCTTCGACCGCAACCTCACCCGGGCCGCGGCCAGTCTCGGCGCCGGGCCGGTGCGCATCTTCCGGACCGTGCAGTTGCCGCTCATCGCGCCCGGCGTGATCTCCGGAGCCCTGTTCGCCTTCGCGACGTCGTTCGACGAGGTCGTCGTCGTCCTCTTCATGGGCGGACTGGAACAGAGGACGATCCCGCGGCAGATGTGGGCGGGTATCCGCGAACAGATCAGCCCGGCGATCCTCGCCGTGGCCACCTTCCTCGTCGGGTTCGCCCTCGCGCTCCTGCTGACCGTCGAATGGCTCCGCCGCCGCTCGTCCGCCTGA
- a CDS encoding FAD-dependent oxidoreductase, with translation MKNIAIIGGGVSGLGAAWALHHDSDRFDFRLFEAREQLGGNAVTVDMPQEDGGSIPFDISVTACIPSVYQHFVVLLEQFGIELIDTRFSYSVKYRGGTYAHDFDSDIRRQLQVEIRKFQRILRTLHRFGRLTHSRSKLVNGLNPFNYISMGTVLNVAGFSGDFRYKVLKPMFVNFLMATNVFDMPASLFSRYLEFFDIEAATTMQTWDQGTRRIYEHLSAGFREKVYLNRPVRRVVRGPSHVVVEDENGVEETFDAVIFACNANQTLMMLDEPTFLERYILSSVRYESELHNHTVVHSDASVLPDDEVKALETRSNHIEQYGARPDNYEITYIMHNQQPWAKRSDKPCLVTYNPISEIDDEKVIERRWFQHIVHDVRHVAWLVPLFRFIQGKRGSWHCGAHTLINSQETAFVTGLAAARQIGADYPFEDAEARKMFNYYGRVLYGWRFRKA, from the coding sequence ATGAAGAACATCGCCATCATCGGCGGCGGCGTCTCGGGCCTCGGGGCGGCATGGGCGCTGCATCACGATTCGGACCGGTTCGATTTCCGGCTGTTCGAGGCCCGCGAGCAACTCGGCGGGAACGCGGTGACCGTCGACATGCCCCAGGAGGACGGCGGCTCGATCCCGTTCGACATCTCCGTCACCGCCTGCATCCCCTCCGTCTATCAGCACTTCGTCGTGTTGCTGGAACAGTTCGGCATCGAGCTGATCGACACGAGGTTCAGCTACAGCGTGAAGTACCGCGGGGGGACCTACGCCCACGATTTCGACTCCGACATCCGACGACAGTTGCAGGTCGAGATCCGGAAGTTCCAGCGCATCCTGCGGACCCTGCACCGGTTCGGGCGGCTGACCCATTCCCGGTCGAAGCTCGTGAACGGCCTCAACCCCTTCAACTACATCAGCATGGGAACGGTCCTGAACGTGGCCGGCTTCTCCGGGGACTTCAGGTACAAGGTGCTGAAGCCGATGTTCGTCAACTTCCTGATGGCGACGAACGTCTTCGACATGCCCGCCTCCCTCTTCTCCAGATACCTGGAGTTCTTCGACATCGAAGCCGCGACGACCATGCAGACGTGGGATCAGGGAACGCGCCGGATCTATGAGCACCTGTCGGCCGGCTTCCGGGAGAAGGTCTATCTCAACCGGCCAGTCCGCAGGGTCGTGCGGGGGCCATCCCACGTCGTGGTCGAAGACGAGAACGGCGTGGAGGAGACGTTCGACGCGGTGATCTTCGCCTGCAACGCGAACCAGACGCTGATGATGCTGGACGAGCCGACGTTTCTGGAACGCTACATCCTCTCGTCGGTCCGCTACGAGAGCGAACTCCACAACCATACGGTCGTGCATTCGGACGCCTCGGTTCTGCCGGACGACGAGGTGAAGGCGCTGGAAACCCGGAGCAACCATATCGAGCAGTACGGCGCCCGGCCCGACAACTACGAGATCACCTACATCATGCACAACCAGCAGCCGTGGGCGAAGCGCTCGGACAAGCCCTGCCTCGTGACGTACAACCCGATCAGCGAGATCGACGACGAGAAGGTGATCGAGCGGCGGTGGTTCCAGCACATCGTACACGACGTGCGCCATGTCGCGTGGCTCGTCCCCCTCTTCCGCTTCATTCAGGGAAAGAGAGGGAGCTGGCACTGCGGCGCCCATACGCTGATCAACAGCCAGGAAACGGCCTTCGTCACCGGACTCGCGGCCGCGCGACAGATCGGCGCCGACTACCCCTTCGAGGACGCCGAGGCACGGAAGATGTTCAACTACTACGGCCGCGTCCTGTACGGCTGGCGCTTCCGAAAAGCCTGA
- a CDS encoding PQQ-dependent sugar dehydrogenase produces the protein MIKRTPLAIFAAGLLLSTATPALSQEVIQSAYHDYRLVPVVEGLVQPWSIAFLPDGEMLVTEKAGTLRVVRDGMLLPEPVSGVPAVIAEGQGGLLDVVPHPDFESNQLLYLSFSQPNETERGTTAVIRGRYESGALTDIEEIFVAVSEGRGHYGSRLVFDGQGHLFITVGERQAPTRGDLSAHPAQDLSNHHGTVSRVYEDGTIPEDNPFIGDPNVRPEIWSYGHRNQQGMAMNPETGDLWATEHGPQGGDELNLIEPGLNYGWPVVGYGVNYRSGSAIHEGTHKEGMEPPEHYWVPSIAVSGLVFYTGDRFPHWKGNLLAGGLAGQQLARLTLDGQQVVREETLVQGFGRIRDVRQGPDGLIYIAIDSRGGGATAILRMEPVATR, from the coding sequence ATGATCAAGCGGACCCCACTGGCGATCTTCGCCGCCGGGCTTCTTCTGTCGACCGCGACTCCGGCGCTGAGCCAGGAGGTCATCCAGTCGGCGTACCACGACTACAGGCTCGTCCCGGTCGTCGAGGGGCTGGTGCAGCCCTGGTCGATCGCGTTTCTGCCGGACGGCGAGATGCTCGTGACCGAGAAGGCGGGCACGCTGCGCGTCGTGCGCGACGGGATGCTGCTGCCCGAACCGGTCAGCGGCGTGCCGGCCGTGATCGCGGAGGGACAGGGCGGACTCCTCGACGTCGTGCCGCACCCCGACTTCGAGAGCAACCAGCTCCTCTACCTGAGTTTCTCTCAGCCGAACGAGACGGAGCGCGGGACGACCGCGGTCATCCGCGGACGGTACGAGAGCGGCGCGCTCACCGACATCGAGGAGATCTTCGTCGCGGTGTCCGAGGGCCGAGGTCACTACGGATCGCGCCTGGTGTTCGACGGGCAGGGACACCTTTTCATCACCGTCGGCGAGCGGCAGGCTCCGACGCGTGGAGATCTCTCCGCGCACCCCGCGCAGGATCTCTCGAACCATCACGGCACCGTGAGCCGGGTCTACGAGGACGGCACGATCCCGGAGGACAACCCGTTCATCGGCGACCCGAACGTGCGCCCCGAGATCTGGAGCTACGGACACCGCAACCAGCAGGGGATGGCCATGAACCCCGAGACGGGCGACCTCTGGGCCACGGAGCACGGCCCGCAGGGCGGTGATGAACTCAACCTCATCGAGCCGGGGCTCAACTACGGCTGGCCCGTCGTCGGCTACGGGGTGAACTACCGCTCGGGCTCGGCGATCCACGAGGGAACGCACAAGGAGGGGATGGAGCCGCCGGAGCACTACTGGGTGCCGTCGATCGCGGTTTCCGGGCTTGTCTTCTACACGGGCGACCGCTTCCCGCACTGGAAGGGGAACCTGCTCGCGGGCGGGTTGGCCGGACAGCAGTTGGCACGCCTCACGCTCGACGGACAGCAGGTCGTTCGCGAAGAGACGCTCGTGCAGGGCTTCGGGCGCATCCGCGATGTCCGGCAGGGGCCGGACGGGCTGATCTACATCGCGATCGACAGCCGAGGCGGCGGAGCGACCGCGATCCTCAGAATGGAGCCGGTGGCCACGCGATAG
- a CDS encoding ABC transporter substrate-binding protein, protein MRTDPLAHAVARTSACAAALVACVAGHAAAQSITAVSYGGSYQKASTEAWFEPFTAATGIRVDVEDFTGALAQVRAQVEVGNVYWDVVDLNVSDVMLACDEGLLEYIDTEVLPPGADGTPAAEDFLSGTLSDCGAGVVVWSTIYAFDASRFPGDRPETIADFFDLEKFPGRRGMRRVPMFNLESALMADGVPAEEVYALLDTPEGLDRAFRKLDTIKDHVVWWEAGAQPPQMLADGEVVMSTAYNGRIFNAQVLENKPFEIVWDGQLLDINQLAIVAGTPRVEEAMRLVSFASTAEALAALGRRISYGPARTSAAPLITTHLETGVEMGPHLPTHPANMARALRRDWVWWVDNQDVLNERFSAWLAR, encoded by the coding sequence GTGCGAACTGACCCGCTCGCGCACGCCGTGGCGCGCACGTCCGCTTGCGCCGCCGCCCTCGTCGCGTGTGTCGCCGGACACGCGGCCGCCCAGTCGATCACCGCCGTCTCGTACGGTGGCTCGTATCAGAAGGCGAGCACGGAGGCGTGGTTCGAGCCCTTCACCGCCGCCACCGGGATCCGGGTGGATGTCGAGGACTTCACCGGCGCCCTGGCCCAGGTCCGCGCCCAGGTGGAGGTCGGCAACGTCTACTGGGACGTCGTGGACCTGAACGTGTCGGACGTCATGCTCGCCTGCGACGAGGGGCTGCTGGAGTACATCGATACGGAGGTTCTGCCCCCCGGAGCGGACGGGACGCCGGCGGCGGAGGACTTCTTGTCCGGGACCCTTTCCGACTGCGGGGCCGGGGTTGTCGTCTGGTCCACGATCTACGCGTTCGATGCGAGCCGTTTCCCGGGCGACAGACCGGAGACGATCGCCGATTTCTTCGATCTCGAGAAGTTTCCCGGGCGCCGCGGCATGCGCCGTGTTCCCATGTTCAACCTCGAATCCGCCCTCATGGCGGACGGCGTGCCGGCGGAGGAGGTGTACGCCCTGCTCGACACACCGGAGGGTCTGGACCGGGCGTTCCGCAAGCTCGATACGATCAAGGATCACGTCGTGTGGTGGGAGGCCGGCGCCCAGCCGCCACAGATGCTGGCCGACGGGGAGGTCGTCATGAGCACGGCCTACAACGGACGCATCTTCAACGCACAGGTGCTGGAGAACAAGCCGTTCGAGATCGTCTGGGACGGGCAACTCCTGGACATCAACCAGCTGGCCATCGTCGCCGGCACGCCGCGCGTCGAGGAGGCGATGCGACTCGTGAGCTTCGCGAGTACCGCCGAGGCGCTCGCGGCGCTAGGCCGCCGAATCTCGTACGGCCCCGCCCGGACCTCGGCCGCGCCGCTGATCACGACCCACCTGGAGACCGGCGTGGAGATGGGGCCGCACCTGCCCACGCATCCCGCCAACATGGCGCGCGCGCTCCGCAGGGACTGGGTCTGGTGGGTGGATAACCAGGACGTGCTGAACGAGCGCTTCAGCGCGTGGTTGGCGCGCTGA
- a CDS encoding ABC transporter permease, which translates to MVGALSRVGPPPRERLRAMGLVLPLLVFLGVTFLAPLATMLLRSVHDPVVADALPATLGALREWEGEGLPPEAVYEAAARELGLAREARTLGQVAGRVNRLRSGLRSVFTRTARNLEDVTGGPWREAMAGIDSAWVDPGTWHAVRAAGERFTARHYLNAVDMQRLPDGSVAPQPEERRIYLPLLWRTLLVSLAITVFCLILGYPIAHLIAHAPPRRGNLLLALVLVPFWTSLLVRTTSWIVLLQTHGVINDVLVAVGLVGDDGRLSMVYNMTGTLVAMTHVLLPFMVLPLYSVMRSIPPLHMRAAASMGATPAQAFRRVYWPQTLPGVGAGSLLVFILAIGYYITPALVGGSSGQLISNMVAYHMQTSLNWGLAAALGALLLAGVLVLYLLYDRLVGVERMSLS; encoded by the coding sequence GTGGTTGGCGCGCTGAGCCGCGTCGGTCCGCCCCCCCGCGAGCGGCTGCGGGCGATGGGGCTTGTGCTGCCGCTGCTCGTCTTCCTCGGCGTCACTTTCCTGGCCCCGCTGGCGACGATGCTGCTGCGGAGCGTCCATGACCCGGTGGTCGCCGATGCGCTGCCCGCGACCCTCGGCGCGCTGCGCGAGTGGGAGGGGGAAGGGCTGCCTCCCGAGGCAGTGTACGAGGCGGCGGCGCGCGAACTCGGATTGGCGCGGGAGGCGAGGACGCTGGGGCAGGTCGCCGGCCGCGTGAACCGGCTGCGAAGCGGGCTGCGCAGCGTGTTCACGCGCACCGCCCGGAACCTTGAAGATGTGACGGGCGGGCCGTGGCGCGAGGCGATGGCGGGCATCGACTCCGCCTGGGTCGACCCGGGGACCTGGCACGCCGTCCGCGCGGCGGGCGAGCGCTTCACGGCCCGCCACTACCTCAACGCCGTCGACATGCAGCGGCTGCCGGACGGATCCGTCGCCCCCCAGCCCGAGGAACGGCGCATCTACCTGCCCCTCCTGTGGCGCACCCTGCTCGTGAGTCTGGCGATCACCGTGTTCTGCCTCATCCTCGGCTACCCGATCGCGCACCTCATCGCGCACGCGCCGCCGCGCCGGGGCAACCTGCTGCTTGCCCTCGTTCTTGTGCCCTTCTGGACGTCGCTCCTCGTCCGCACCACATCGTGGATCGTCCTCCTCCAGACACATGGGGTGATCAACGACGTGCTGGTGGCGGTCGGGCTTGTCGGCGACGATGGCCGACTCTCCATGGTCTACAACATGACCGGCACGCTCGTGGCCATGACGCACGTCCTGCTCCCCTTCATGGTGCTGCCCCTGTACTCGGTGATGCGTTCGATCCCGCCGCTGCACATGCGGGCGGCCGCCTCGATGGGAGCCACGCCCGCGCAGGCGTTCCGGCGGGTCTACTGGCCGCAGACGCTGCCCGGCGTGGGAGCCGGATCGCTCCTCGTCTTCATCCTCGCGATCGGCTACTACATCACCCCGGCGCTGGTGGGCGGAAGCAGCGGCCAGCTGATCTCGAACATGGTCGCCTACCACATGCAGACGTCGCTGAACTGGGGGCTGGCGGCGGCGCTGGGTGCGCTCCTCCTCGCCGGCGTGCTCGTTCTCTACCTGCTCTACGACCGGCTGGTGGGCGTCGAGCGCATGAGCCTGAGTTAG
- a CDS encoding ABC transporter substrate-binding protein: MKIMNTKKGSAVHTSRGVTLAALVAAAAFTLGCGPQAPEDPAITAVSWGGSYGRAYRGAIQVPFMDETGIRVDMEDYNGGLAQIRAQVDVDAVYWDVVDLEMADAMRGCDEGLLEPIDIDMLPPAPDGTPAREDFYPEMQGECGAGMLFYSTVYAYNADHFPDERPATMADFFDLEKFPGRRGMRRVPQVNLEFALIADGVPLDDVYATLSTPEGLDRAFDKLDTIKDQVVWWEAGAQPPQMLADGEVVMSTAYNGRIFNAQILEEQPFVIVWDGQVLDYGQLSIVAGTPRLENALRFVAFATTGESLAAVARRISYGPARRSGEPLVTTHLATGVEMAPHLPTSPENIARALRNDWEFWVDNQDALNERFSAWLTRAN, from the coding sequence ATGAAAATCATGAATACGAAGAAGGGGTCTGCGGTTCACACCTCACGCGGCGTAACGCTCGCCGCCCTGGTCGCCGCCGCGGCGTTCACGCTCGGGTGCGGGCCGCAGGCGCCGGAGGATCCGGCGATCACGGCCGTTTCCTGGGGAGGCTCCTACGGCCGGGCGTATCGCGGGGCCATCCAGGTCCCGTTCATGGATGAGACGGGGATTCGGGTGGACATGGAGGACTACAACGGCGGCCTCGCCCAGATCCGGGCGCAGGTCGATGTCGACGCGGTCTACTGGGACGTCGTGGACCTGGAGATGGCGGACGCGATGCGCGGCTGCGACGAGGGCCTGCTGGAGCCGATCGACATCGACATGCTGCCCCCGGCCCCCGACGGGACGCCCGCGAGGGAGGACTTCTACCCGGAGATGCAGGGGGAGTGCGGAGCCGGGATGCTCTTCTACTCCACGGTGTATGCGTATAACGCCGACCACTTCCCGGATGAGCGGCCCGCGACGATGGCGGATTTCTTCGACCTCGAGAAGTTCCCGGGGCGCCGCGGAATGCGCCGCGTCCCGCAGGTGAACCTGGAGTTCGCCCTCATCGCGGACGGGGTCCCGCTCGACGATGTGTACGCCACGCTCTCGACGCCGGAAGGGCTCGACCGCGCCTTCGACAAGCTCGATACGATCAAGGACCAGGTCGTCTGGTGGGAGGCGGGCGCCCAGCCGCCGCAGATGCTGGCGGACGGGGAAGTCGTGATGAGCACGGCCTACAACGGCCGCATCTTCAACGCACAGATCCTGGAGGAGCAGCCGTTCGTCATCGTGTGGGACGGCCAGGTGCTCGATTACGGCCAGTTGAGCATCGTGGCCGGGACGCCGCGGCTCGAGAACGCGCTCCGCTTCGTCGCCTTCGCGACAACCGGGGAATCGCTGGCGGCGGTCGCGCGCCGGATCTCCTACGGTCCGGCCCGCCGGTCTGGAGAGCCGCTCGTCACGACGCACCTCGCGACCGGCGTCGAGATGGCGCCCCACCTGCCCACGAGCCCGGAGAACATCGCGCGCGCCCTGCGGAACGACTGGGAGTTCTGGGTCGACAACCAGGACGCGCTGAACGAGCGCTTCAGCGCTTGGCTGACCCGTGCGAACTGA
- a CDS encoding aminotransferase class IV encodes MQTIIVYLNGDYFPVGEARVSVNDRGFLFADAVYEAIPAYAGRCFLRERHLARLAWGLRTLRIEADVAPLADVGDELIARNGLGAAEFSVFYMQVTRGAAPRTHAFPKEAVPPTVYAFAKELVRTTPERWERGFGAITLPDQRWARADIKTTGLLPNVLAQQAAVEAEVEDAIFIREGMAQEGTHNNVFAVLGGEVTTAPATNHILHGVTRAFTLELCAGLGIPARERAFTAEELRGADEIFFTGTTTEVRPTVELDGRPVGSGRPGEITRALSEAYRRAVAPEGSEAR; translated from the coding sequence TTGCAGACCATCATCGTCTATCTGAACGGAGACTACTTCCCCGTCGGTGAGGCGCGGGTCTCGGTGAACGACCGGGGCTTCCTGTTCGCGGACGCGGTGTACGAGGCGATCCCGGCCTACGCGGGCCGCTGTTTCCTGCGCGAGCGCCACCTGGCCCGGCTCGCATGGGGCCTCCGAACGCTCCGCATCGAGGCGGACGTGGCTCCCCTCGCCGACGTCGGTGACGAACTCATCGCGCGGAACGGCCTCGGCGCGGCCGAGTTCTCCGTCTTCTACATGCAGGTGACGCGCGGCGCCGCCCCCCGCACGCACGCGTTCCCGAAGGAGGCGGTCCCGCCCACCGTCTACGCCTTCGCGAAGGAACTCGTCCGCACGACGCCGGAGCGGTGGGAGCGGGGTTTCGGCGCCATCACGCTGCCGGACCAGCGCTGGGCCCGCGCCGACATCAAGACGACCGGCCTCCTGCCCAACGTCCTCGCGCAGCAGGCCGCGGTGGAGGCGGAGGTCGAGGACGCGATCTTCATCCGCGAAGGGATGGCGCAGGAGGGGACGCACAACAACGTGTTTGCGGTGCTCGGCGGGGAGGTGACGACGGCCCCGGCCACGAACCACATCCTGCACGGAGTCACCCGCGCCTTCACACTCGAACTGTGCGCGGGACTGGGAATCCCCGCCCGGGAGCGCGCATTCACAGCGGAGGAACTCCGGGGCGCGGACGAGATCTTCTTCACGGGGACGACGACGGAGGTTCGGCCGACCGTCGAACTGGACGGCCGGCCCGTGGGAAGCGGACGCCCGGGCGAGATCACCCGGGCGCTGTCGGAAGCCTACCGGCGGGCCGTGGCCCCCGAAGGATCGGAGGCCCGCTGA
- a CDS encoding serine hydrolase domain-containing protein produces the protein MKVSRRVRGIPAARWLFLAIILPSTILAGATPFTPALAAQEARTLSYGEPEEVGMSRAVLEGALGLYHEAVERGDIVGAVLLVARKGKIVLHEAVGMRDKERGLPMERNSMFRMASNTKPVVATAVARLVEEGKLSYDDLVREYLPEWDNYRAGFITVGHLLSHSSGLRIPTLFLQPLGDNPTLQSESARFGTIGAEVTPGETYSYNNPGYNTLGALVELASGQLLEDRLMETVYRPLGMADSYNHHAEHPVGGKVDRMGSVYYQRGPDGDWMPGGTPGGPVAFPFARASGGMISSAWDYAVFAQTFLNGGTYDGAEILTPESVELMTSPKIHIAGEGDEASYYGYGWRLADGTYGHGGSDGTNAWLDPDREIIGLVFTQTPRGDNRGTRLERFRELVNLSLEGN, from the coding sequence ATGAAGGTTTCGCGGCGAGTTCGCGGCATCCCTGCCGCTCGGTGGCTCTTCCTGGCGATCATCCTGCCCTCGACGATCCTCGCGGGCGCGACGCCGTTCACCCCGGCGCTGGCGGCGCAGGAGGCGCGCACGCTCTCCTACGGCGAACCGGAGGAGGTCGGCATGTCCCGCGCCGTCCTCGAGGGCGCCCTCGGACTGTACCACGAGGCGGTCGAGCGGGGCGACATCGTGGGCGCCGTCCTGCTCGTCGCCCGCAAGGGGAAGATCGTCCTCCACGAGGCGGTCGGCATGCGCGACAAGGAGCGCGGGCTGCCGATGGAGCGGAATTCGATGTTCCGCATGGCCTCCAACACCAAGCCCGTCGTGGCCACCGCGGTCGCGCGGCTCGTCGAAGAGGGCAAGCTCTCCTACGACGACCTCGTGCGGGAATACCTCCCCGAGTGGGACAACTACCGCGCGGGCTTCATCACGGTCGGACACCTGCTGTCCCACAGCAGCGGGCTCCGGATCCCCACGCTCTTCCTGCAGCCGCTGGGCGACAACCCGACGCTGCAGAGCGAGTCGGCACGCTTCGGCACGATCGGGGCGGAGGTGACGCCGGGCGAGACGTACTCCTACAACAATCCGGGCTACAACACGCTCGGCGCGCTGGTCGAGCTCGCCTCCGGCCAGTTGCTGGAGGACCGGCTCATGGAGACGGTGTACAGACCGCTCGGGATGGCGGACAGCTACAATCACCACGCCGAGCACCCCGTCGGCGGGAAGGTCGACCGCATGGGCTCCGTCTACTACCAGCGCGGCCCCGACGGCGATTGGATGCCCGGCGGCACCCCGGGAGGCCCGGTGGCCTTCCCGTTCGCGCGCGCCTCGGGCGGGATGATCTCGTCGGCGTGGGACTACGCCGTCTTCGCCCAGACATTCCTGAACGGCGGCACCTATGACGGGGCCGAGATCCTGACGCCGGAGTCGGTCGAACTCATGACCTCGCCGAAGATCCACATCGCGGGCGAGGGAGACGAGGCCAGCTACTACGGATACGGCTGGCGGCTCGCCGACGGCACGTACGGCCACGGCGGCTCGGACGGCACGAACGCGTGGCTCGACCCCGACCGCGAGATCATCGGCCTCGTGTTCACGCAGACGCCGCGCGGCGACAACCGCGGCACCCGCCTGGAGCGCTTCCGCGAACTCGTGAACCTCTCGCTCGAGGGCAACTGA